One Salmo salar chromosome ssa01, Ssal_v3.1, whole genome shotgun sequence DNA window includes the following coding sequences:
- the tsn14 gene encoding Tetraspanin-14 — protein sequence MHYYRYENAEVSFCYKYLMFSYNIIFWLAGAAFIAIGFWAWSEKGVLLDLTQVTRLHGFDPVWLVLLVGAITFILGFAGCVGALRENICLLKFFSGVIGLIFFLELTAAVLAFVFQDNVREWINDFFLANVKAYREDIDLQNLIDSLQKLNHCCGAKEPDDWNLNVYFNCTNNNPSRERCGVPFSCCLSDPADSVLNTQCGYDVRKHLKGDWINYIYIKGCIPALEEWLPRNLYIVAGVFIIISLLQMMGIFLARTLIVDIEKVKFNY from the exons ATGCACTACTATCGTTATGAAAATGCAGAAGTCAGCTTCTGTTACAAGTACCTCATGTTCAGCTACAACATCATATTTTGG CTGGCTGGAGCAGCATTCATCGCCATTGGGTTCTGGGCCTGGAGTGAGAAG GGAGTACTGTTGGACCTGACACAGGTGACACGGCTGCATGGCTTTGACCCCGTGTGGCTGGTGCTGTTGGTGGGAGCGATCACCTTCATCCTGGGCTTTGCAGGATGTGTAGGAGCACTCAGGGAGAACATATGCCTCCTCAAGTTT TTCTCAGGGGTGATCGGGTTAATCTTCTTCCTGGAACTGACTGCGGCCGTGCTGGCGTTCGTCTTCCAGGACAACGTTAGAGAGTGGATCAACGACTTCTTCCTGGCCAACGTCAAGGCCTACAGAGAGGACATCGACCTGCAAAACCTCATTGACTCCCTGCAAAAGctg AACCACTGCTGCGGAGCAAAGGAGCCTGACGACTGGAACCTGAACGTCTACTTCAACTGCACCAACAACAACCCCAGCAGAGAGAGGTGCGGAGTGCCCTTCTCCTGCTGCCTCAGTGACCCTGCA gacTCAGTTTTAAACACCCAGTGTGGCTATGATGTCCGTAAACATCTAAAG GGGGACTGGATCAACTATATTTACATCAAGGGCTGCATCCCAGCCTTAGAGGAATGGCTTCCACGGAATCTCTACATAGTAGCTGGAGTATTCATCATTATATCTCTGCTTCAA ATGATGGGCATCTTCTTGGCTCGGACACTGATTGTCGACATTGAGAAGGTCAAGTTTAACTACTAG